The Tistrella mobilis genome window below encodes:
- a CDS encoding protein-disulfide reductase DsbD family protein yields the protein MHLCRTDRQTLRQQAGTAFRRLGILLALACLTVAAPALAAEAPRGWLGPWAEGQRSAVRLVAAPQTPDQAARGELSLGLDFRMDPGWKLYWRSPGDAGLPPAINAGASPSVADGQIVATRIHWPLPERFTAFETIHTYAYADHVLLPVTAQLAPDRPAVPESAAGPVRLRVDYQVCEALCIPVTADLALDVPAGPADPLDRTAAEAEAAIAAAQASVPAIASDPAAAPFAAVSAGWIVAEGDAPARLIVEAKSDAPFSPAADVFIEGPDGFAFSPPDARRLDDGRRIRFVADVAPPTADARLLGETVRLTLRDATPGAGLRAVETTAQVVPAPATLPGPEGGLVAALLIGLLGGLILNVMPCVLPVLSIKLMGLVATRGLGRGDVRASLLATAAGILLSFLALALAAAGLKLAGVAVGWGIQFQQPAFIGMMIVLMALFAASQLGVFTIRAPVLSGGLARDAVAEADGRPKLGRAVMSGVVATLLATPCSAPFVGTALGFALAGGTADILAVFAAMGLGMALPYLAIAAVPSAIRLLPRPGRWMVWVKVAMGLALAGTALWLTLVLSRLVQPGAAAAVAVLAALAALLPLVITKARLLRWAGVGGLAVAAVATAVLASPPATRGLQTMPAGGPWIPFAASAIAEDVAKGRVVFVDVTASWCVTCIVNEERVLAVDPVAGRLAMPDVVAMKADWTRPDPAIADYLAGFGRYGIPFNVVYGPGAPQGLVLPELLTADAVTRALDRARGNGAG from the coding sequence ATGCATCTCTGCCGTACAGACCGCCAGACCCTCCGGCAGCAGGCCGGAACCGCCTTCCGCCGTCTGGGTATTCTGCTGGCGCTCGCATGTCTGACGGTGGCGGCCCCCGCCCTGGCGGCAGAGGCGCCACGCGGCTGGCTGGGCCCCTGGGCGGAGGGGCAGCGTTCGGCGGTCCGGCTGGTGGCGGCGCCGCAGACCCCGGATCAGGCGGCACGGGGCGAGCTGTCGCTCGGCCTCGATTTCCGGATGGATCCGGGCTGGAAGCTCTACTGGCGTTCGCCCGGGGACGCCGGTCTGCCCCCCGCGATCAATGCCGGGGCAAGCCCGTCGGTCGCAGACGGGCAGATTGTCGCGACGCGGATCCACTGGCCGCTGCCGGAACGTTTCACCGCCTTCGAGACCATCCACACCTATGCCTATGCCGACCATGTCCTGCTGCCGGTGACGGCGCAGCTGGCCCCGGACAGGCCGGCCGTGCCCGAAAGCGCTGCCGGCCCCGTCCGGCTCCGGGTCGATTATCAGGTCTGCGAGGCGCTGTGCATTCCGGTGACCGCCGATCTGGCACTCGACGTGCCGGCGGGACCGGCCGACCCGCTGGATCGCACCGCGGCCGAAGCGGAAGCGGCGATCGCCGCGGCGCAGGCATCCGTGCCCGCCATCGCATCCGACCCCGCCGCCGCCCCGTTTGCGGCGGTCTCGGCCGGCTGGATCGTGGCCGAGGGCGACGCCCCCGCCCGGCTGATCGTGGAGGCGAAGAGCGATGCGCCCTTCAGCCCCGCGGCGGATGTCTTCATCGAGGGGCCGGACGGCTTCGCCTTTTCGCCACCCGATGCGCGGCGGCTCGATGACGGCCGGCGGATCCGCTTCGTCGCCGATGTGGCGCCGCCCACGGCCGATGCCCGGCTTCTGGGTGAGACGGTGCGCCTCACCCTGCGCGACGCGACCCCTGGGGCAGGGCTGCGGGCGGTGGAGACGACCGCCCAGGTGGTGCCGGCACCGGCCACCCTGCCCGGACCCGAAGGCGGGCTGGTCGCGGCCCTGCTGATCGGCCTGCTGGGCGGTCTGATCCTGAATGTCATGCCCTGCGTGCTGCCGGTGCTGTCGATCAAGCTGATGGGGCTGGTTGCGACCCGCGGCCTCGGTCGCGGCGATGTCCGCGCCAGCCTGCTTGCGACCGCCGCGGGCATCCTGCTGTCCTTCCTGGCGCTGGCGCTGGCGGCCGCCGGGCTGAAGCTTGCCGGTGTCGCGGTCGGCTGGGGCATCCAGTTTCAGCAGCCGGCCTTCATCGGCATGATGATCGTGCTTATGGCGCTGTTTGCGGCCTCGCAGCTGGGGGTGTTCACCATCCGGGCACCGGTGCTTTCGGGCGGTCTTGCCCGCGATGCCGTGGCGGAGGCCGACGGGCGGCCGAAGCTCGGCCGGGCGGTGATGAGCGGCGTGGTGGCGACCCTGCTCGCCACCCCCTGTTCGGCACCCTTCGTCGGCACGGCACTGGGCTTCGCACTTGCCGGCGGCACGGCGGACATTCTGGCGGTGTTCGCCGCCATGGGGCTCGGCATGGCGCTGCCCTATCTGGCGATCGCGGCCGTCCCCTCGGCGATCCGGCTGCTGCCCCGCCCGGGGCGCTGGATGGTCTGGGTGAAGGTGGCGATGGGCCTGGCGCTGGCGGGCACCGCCCTCTGGCTGACCCTGGTGCTCAGCCGTCTGGTTCAGCCCGGCGCCGCTGCGGCGGTCGCCGTGCTGGCGGCTCTGGCCGCGCTGCTGCCCCTGGTCATCACCAAGGCCCGGCTGCTGCGCTGGGCGGGGGTCGGCGGCCTTGCGGTGGCGGCGGTGGCGACGGCCGTTCTGGCCTCGCCGCCTGCGACCCGCGGTCTTCAGACCATGCCGGCCGGCGGTCCCTGGATCCCCTTTGCGGCCTCCGCGATCGCAGAGGATGTTGCGAAGGGCCGGGTGGTGTTCGTCGACGTCACCGCCAGCTGGTGCGTCACCTGCATCGTGAACGAGGAACGGGTGCTGGCGGTGGACCCGGTGGCGGGCCGTCTGGCCATGCCCGATGTGGTGGCGATGAAGGCCGACTGGACCCGGCCCGATCCGGCGATCGCCGACTATCTGGCCGGCTTCGGCCGCTATGGCATTCCGTTCAATGTGGTCTACGGCCCGGGCGCGCCGCAGGGCCTGGTGCTGCCCGAACTGCTGACCGCCGATGCCGTGACCCGGGCGCTGGATCGGGCCCGCGGCAACGGCGCCGGTTGA
- a CDS encoding YqgE/AlgH family protein has translation MAAATTTPFEMSGPEGLTGKVLIAMPRLEDPWFTKTVIYLCAHSDDGAMGLVVNRVLDTVDFPELLSQLGLDCGPEVATVKVHFGGPVETGRGFVLHSTDYVLATSLRIDDEVALTATLDVLKAMTEGHGPDRTLVALGYAGWGPGQLETEIQSNSWLVVDADAELLFEGDVEGKWREAIGRLGVDLAHLSGEGGHA, from the coding sequence ATGGCGGCAGCAACCACCACGCCTTTCGAAATGTCTGGGCCCGAGGGCCTTACCGGCAAGGTGCTGATCGCCATGCCCCGGCTGGAGGATCCGTGGTTCACCAAGACGGTGATCTATCTCTGCGCCCATTCGGATGACGGCGCCATGGGGCTGGTGGTCAACCGGGTGCTCGACACGGTCGATTTCCCCGAACTTCTCTCGCAGCTGGGCCTGGATTGCGGGCCTGAAGTGGCGACGGTGAAGGTTCATTTCGGCGGACCGGTCGAGACCGGCCGCGGCTTCGTGCTGCATTCGACCGATTATGTCCTGGCGACCAGCCTGCGCATCGACGACGAGGTGGCGCTGACCGCAACGCTGGACGTGCTGAAGGCGATGACCGAGGGGCACGGCCCCGACCGGACCCTGGTTGCGCTCGGCTATGCCGGCTGGGGGCCCGGGCAGCTTGAGACCGAGATCCAGAGCAACAGCTGGCTTGTGGTCGATGCCGATGCCGAGTTGCTGTTCGAGGGCGATGTCGAGGGCAAGTGGCGCGAAGCGATCGGCCGGCTGGGGGTCGATCTCGCCCATCTCTCCGGCGAAGGCGGTCACGCCTGA
- a CDS encoding urea carboxylase-associated family protein, whose protein sequence is MTIETQETAGPRPVVVYPNGTLPAPDMAALEAARVEMEKVDELVVPPRDGRAFRVPRGHFFRILSIEGPQVGDLNLWNAHDLTERFFSGKTRALHATHVTTGHRLWSTLPALRPMATISHDTLGWYGWDADGGGVHDVIGTRCDPYTNRLLTGTDYHHCCHSNLCRALAKATGLSPRAAEPHVHDVLNVFMCTGFTRDTHQYFMKASPVRPGDYLELFAEIDLLAALSACPGGDCSASHSSDAARCFPLKVEIFRPDPVLLSAWPWPAPSGYDGL, encoded by the coding sequence ATGACGATCGAGACGCAGGAAACAGCCGGTCCGCGGCCGGTGGTGGTCTATCCGAACGGCACCCTGCCGGCTCCCGACATGGCTGCGCTGGAAGCGGCGCGGGTGGAGATGGAGAAGGTCGACGAACTGGTCGTGCCGCCCCGCGACGGGCGGGCCTTCCGGGTGCCCAGGGGGCATTTTTTCCGCATCCTCTCGATCGAGGGGCCGCAGGTCGGTGATCTCAATCTCTGGAATGCCCACGACCTGACCGAGCGCTTCTTCAGTGGCAAGACCCGGGCGCTGCACGCCACCCATGTGACCACCGGCCACCGGCTGTGGAGCACGCTGCCGGCGCTGCGGCCGATGGCGACGATCAGCCATGACACGCTTGGCTGGTATGGCTGGGATGCCGATGGCGGCGGGGTGCACGACGTGATCGGCACGCGCTGCGACCCCTACACCAACCGCCTGCTGACCGGCACCGACTACCATCACTGCTGCCATTCCAATCTCTGCCGGGCGCTGGCGAAGGCCACCGGGCTCAGCCCGCGGGCGGCGGAACCCCATGTCCACGACGTGCTCAATGTCTTCATGTGCACGGGCTTCACCCGCGACACGCACCAGTACTTCATGAAGGCGAGCCCGGTCCGCCCCGGCGACTATCTGGAACTCTTCGCCGAGATCGACCTGCTGGCGGCGCTCTCCGCCTGCCCCGGCGGCGATTGCAGCGCCAGCCATTCGAGCGATGCGGCACGGTGCTTTCCGTTGAAGGTCGAGATCTTCCGGCCTGACCCGGTCTTGCTCTCCGCCTGGCCCTGGCCGGCACCAAGCGGCTATGACGGGCTCTGA
- a CDS encoding GNAT family N-acetyltransferase, translated as MWPFASMDGGDRPRIVTPRVLMRPARLVDYREWAEVREASRDFLERWEPSWGNDPLSRAAYRRRVGHYRMIARRGMGLAFHIFVRDVGNVRSEGREALSLAGGLTLNNIRYGVVQSCNVGYWIGEHAARKGYMTEALAGAADFVFDTLGLHRLEAACLPENHRSIGLLEKLGFESEGYAREYLLIDGRWTDHRLFGLIATDWRRRRPLPPAVIDAG; from the coding sequence ATGTGGCCCTTTGCCTCGATGGATGGCGGCGACCGGCCGCGGATCGTCACGCCCCGTGTGCTGATGCGCCCGGCGCGACTGGTCGATTATCGCGAATGGGCAGAGGTGCGCGAAGCCTCTCGCGACTTCCTGGAGCGCTGGGAACCCTCGTGGGGCAATGACCCGTTGAGCCGTGCCGCCTATCGCCGGCGGGTCGGCCATTACCGCATGATCGCGCGCCGGGGCATGGGCCTGGCCTTCCACATCTTTGTCCGCGACGTGGGCAATGTTCGCAGTGAGGGGCGTGAGGCGCTGAGCCTCGCCGGCGGGCTCACCCTCAACAACATCCGCTATGGCGTGGTCCAGTCGTGCAATGTCGGCTACTGGATCGGCGAGCATGCCGCCCGCAAGGGCTATATGACCGAGGCGCTGGCGGGGGCCGCCGATTTCGTCTTCGACACGCTGGGCCTGCACCGGCTGGAAGCGGCCTGCCTGCCCGAGAATCACCGCAGCATCGGCCTGCTGGAAAAGCTCGGCTTCGAATCCGAAGGCTATGCGCGGGAATATCTGCTGATCGACGGCCGCTGGACGGATCATCGCCTGTTCGGCCTCATCGCCACCGACTGGCGCCGCCGTCGGCCCTTGCCGCCGGCGGTGATCGACGCCGGCTGA
- a CDS encoding sulfurtransferase TusA family protein: MTAGRNMQADTTGAEEARAPGNSDEPVAQVPVAQVPVALVVDAEGLVCPWPVLKARKALDTLASGAVIEVIATDPASYIDIPAFCDTAGHILLDQRRDGSRFVYRVRKGTGG, from the coding sequence ATGACGGCAGGACGCAACATGCAGGCGGACACGACCGGGGCAGAAGAGGCCCGGGCGCCGGGCAATTCCGACGAGCCGGTCGCGCAGGTGCCAGTCGCCCAGGTGCCAGTCGCCCTGGTGGTGGATGCCGAGGGGCTGGTCTGCCCCTGGCCGGTACTCAAGGCCCGCAAGGCGCTGGACACCCTGGCCTCGGGTGCCGTGATCGAGGTGATTGCGACCGATCCCGCCTCGTATATCGACATTCCGGCCTTCTGCGACACCGCTGGACATATTCTGCTCGACCAGCGCCGTGACGGTTCCCGCTTCGTCTATCGTGTCCGCAAGGGCACGGGTGGCTGA
- a CDS encoding DUF4198 domain-containing protein, with the protein MSPRRCLAAGIAALALTTTALATMAGAHEFMIVPGADGTVDLIMTEAYIVPDRVPPMAATQLELIADGRRTVLDLSAGTDRLTARPGEIPGPAVLAASMIRDRMEAPRVAPGMPAAAPRMTRSAAYSKSWPAGDAGDALWSQPVGSRLEIMPLTNPAALKAGDELPVRVLFDGRPVPAMVQATYDDDGREGHGFVIRTTADAEGLARLVLDRPGLWVVRTKHGVDEHRDGYVRFNGGANLVFAVAP; encoded by the coding sequence ATGTCACCGAGACGCTGCCTTGCCGCCGGCATTGCCGCCCTTGCTCTCACCACCACGGCCCTCGCCACCATGGCCGGGGCGCATGAATTCATGATCGTTCCGGGCGCCGACGGCACGGTCGATCTGATCATGACCGAAGCCTATATCGTGCCGGACCGGGTGCCGCCGATGGCCGCCACGCAGCTGGAGCTGATCGCCGACGGACGGCGGACCGTGCTGGACCTGTCCGCCGGTACCGATCGCCTGACGGCCCGCCCGGGGGAGATTCCGGGGCCGGCGGTGCTGGCTGCATCCATGATCCGCGACCGGATGGAGGCGCCGCGGGTGGCCCCGGGCATGCCTGCGGCCGCGCCGCGCATGACCCGCTCCGCCGCCTATTCCAAGAGCTGGCCGGCAGGCGATGCCGGGGACGCGCTATGGTCCCAGCCCGTGGGCAGCCGGCTGGAGATCATGCCCCTGACCAATCCCGCGGCCCTCAAGGCGGGGGACGAGCTGCCGGTCCGGGTGCTGTTCGACGGCCGACCGGTCCCGGCCATGGTGCAGGCAACCTATGACGATGACGGGCGTGAGGGGCATGGCTTCGTGATCCGCACCACGGCCGATGCCGAGGGGCTGGCCCGTCTCGTGCTCGATCGGCCCGGGCTTTGGGTGGTGCGCACGAAACATGGTGTCGATGAGCACCGTGACGGGTATGTCCGCTTCAATGGCGGTGCCAATCTGGTCTTTGCGGTCGCCCCCTGA